CTCTCTCGCATGCACCAAATGCATgcagaaaggaaaacaaaaaaaaggcatCAAAAGAGgagcatttctttcttttatgttgTGCTTTCGAGATTGAGTTGTATGCTATGGTATCATGGTTTGCTGTTCAGCACTTCAGccatcatcttaatatttttctaattctttttcttgtttccaATGGTTATATCTTTAGATTTGTCAGATTGTTCTGAAGGAAGAGTTTAAAGACAAGCTACCAATTGTCTTATTTGATGAAGAATTAATGACAAAGGATTCCCAGTAAGTTTGTCACACTACTCAATTTCCATTTAAGATTAACACAACTTTGATGGAAATGTGCTGCATATGGTCATGTGATCTGGGCTAGTATTTATCCTGCCCTACAACATATGCTCAAGTTAGTGGTATATTGCAGTAATGATCATATTGCTGACAAGGCCAATTCACTGAAAAAATGGAAGATTGAAATTGACCTGCAATAAAGTTTCTCTAAATTgtaaacatgaagaaaaaaggcTTTAGATAAGGGCGCACTAATTAGTATTTACATCTCCATAAAGTCACGCAGAATTATCTCTTAAAACAGTGATCCCTAAGAACCATCCTTTATAGGCTAGGCAGCAGCAGTGtctcttaatgttttttaataagattaagGTGAACAAGTAAAATCTGTGTGAAAATTGACATGTATGGAGGTGGAAAGGCATGTATGAAATAATGTTGCAAACAGTACTCATGCTCGCTTTTGAGATTCTAAAAAGCTAATCACTAAAGCTattgaaaaagataagaaaatatgTAATGTTATGCCATGTACAAGAGTTTTTAGCTCTTGGAACCTAATGACTTTTCTTTGAGTTCTTATTCGTTTATAGATCCAGTTTTAGTGCTATCTTTTCAGTCCTTTTTGGGTTCCCTGGCTtccattattttgatgtaaattGCACAAATCTATCAAACTTGTACCCGACTCTGAAATTGAAGACTCTGATTAGATATTCTCTTTAGCTAAGAATGGCTAGCAAATATTTAGACCAGACCCTCTGTAATAATTAATAAGCCTTAACCAAGGAAAATGCCATGGCATCAAGTtccaaaattttatcaaaaatatcaGAATTCAGTTGATGCTTCTTGTCTATACTTAGCAAGTTGAGACCACTAAAACTGTTAAGTTTCTGTCCTATTTCAAAAGCACCAAAGAATCTTTAGTTACATCCACTACTTTCTGGAAAGCAAATTGGCAAACCATGGCTGGAAGTTTGTACAGAGTATAGTTTTGATGGCAACAGAAAAACAGGGAACATGATATTAGGAATGGCATCTATctagaatatttaaaaagaaaaggtgaaggCTTCCTTTCAGCTAACCCTAATggaattttgaaacattttggTTGCAGATGCTGTGTTTGCTTGGGCGAATTCGAGATCGAGGAGGAAGTTCTCCAAATCCCATCATGCAAGCATGTGTTTCACATCGACTGCATACATCATTGGCTGCACTCGAACTCAACTTGTCCACTTTGTAGATGTTATGTCATTTTCCCTACCACCAAATTTTGTACCAGTCCGCTACAATCAAGTGGACCGATGATACTGCCGCAATCTAGAGCAAATTCTCACCATCCTCAGAACATGACATCAGAACCGCGGCAACAAGAAGATGTTGGTGTCGGATCAACAGAACAGTTTGTGATACCTATGGAAGGACCAGCAAGTGCGACAACACAAATGAGGGACTCTTCCAGCTTGCCTGAGGTGTCCATTTCCATGGAGAGTGGAAGGGGTTCTACAAATGGAGAATCTGTCATTCTTCATATTCGAACACACAGTCCAAGAAGAGAAAATTTGCCTCTACATGAAGTTGAAATAGGTAGATAGGCAAAAGCTCTCAAGGCGGACACCAAATGGCAAACACACGTGTGAACGCCCGCGTGCCTCTAAGCATGCGCTTTCTTTCAGCGAGCTGCGTGATTCTGTTTCGAAAATTTCTTTGAAGGGGTTGGATAGAAGGCCGGTCACTAGCTAGGAGTGTCAGGGAATCAATGATAAGGTAAGGTCAGCCTTGTAGCGAAATCCGAATTTAGCTCCTCTCATGTCAGTAAATGAAGAAATTACAAGAAAAGCATGCGGAAGATGAGCATTTTTGCCCCAAAAATATGGTTAAATCTTGTGGTAGCATCATcttgatcttcttcttttaaaaccAAGTGTTTATTAGAGCACAATGCATTGCAGATAAGACAAGACCAAAGCACACTTTACCCGAGCATAATTAGTAATAGTGTAGACTCTGAGGAATGTTAATGCAGAACTCACAATTTTCGTACTTGAAAATGGAAGAAGCTGCTACACAAAAGGATAATGCCAGAATTGCTGAAATAATTTTAGTCTTGACAGGTAACTTTCCTTTATCATTCCTCAAAATCATGGCTTCGTGGACTGGCCAACAATTCACCACGGCAAATCCAGCTATAAACATTTGGACTAATAGTCCCTAAAAGCCGCTTCCCTTGAAAACCTCAACGAGACCGCAGATAAATGAGACTAGGTTGATTAATGCAGCCATTGCAGGTTTTTgagacattttttatatatttataggtGCAGGGAGATGAATATTCAagacatttatattttatgtcatAAGACTAATAAATAAAGCCTTATAGCCCCAACATAGGCCCCAACATAGGCCTATCTATTTAGACTCGACGCGCAGCCAAGATCAAGGGTGCTGGGTCTAGTGGCTTATTAGACTCATACTTACTTGGGTTTAACATAATAACAAACTAATAGGTGTTAGGTCTAATAGCTTGTCAGATCTATGTCTGCTTGGGCTTAATGTAGTTAAACTCAAGAACACCAGGTCTAGTAGTTTGTCATATTCATGTCCTTCTAGACTCAGCATGTAGCTAAATTCAAAGAAGTTATATCTAGCTGCTTGCTAAATCCATTCTCGTTTGGTGCTTAACAAGTAACTAAAACCGAGGGAAATGGGTATGGAAACTCAGCAAACCCATAACCTCTTGGGCTCGACACGCAGCCAGGCTTAGGGGTGGTGGGTATGGCAACTCGCCAGACCCCTATTCGTTTGAGTTTGGCCTATTGTCACGCTCAAGGTGTTAGGCCTAGAAACGAGCTAGACCCATATCATTTGGGTCTAGCATTTTACCATAGGAATATTGGGTTTGGACGCAAGCCCCACCCACTTATCATTGAGTTATCATCATGCCTTTGGACATTCTAAACATGGACTTAGACTTTTtcataaaacactaaaaatattgatttattggTAGCCCTCCAAATATTTGTGTATTCAATACACAAAGATTTAAAGAGTTGACAATCCTtaataagagatttttttacTTTCCCCATGCGATAGACTATCACATATAGAACTATTGGAATTCTTGTGGCCAAATGGCTtgctctaattaaaaaaaaaaaaaaagcttgttgGGAAGAGAAAGGCGGCATGCattcaatgcattaattgaGTAGGTGTTTAAAAATTCGTAGTGACATCAAGAGTTATTTATCCaatggtgaaaataaaaaagttatttgctTTATAACCTTAGTTTCTCTCAACCAAATAATACCTTACTGCTTATTTAATTAAACGAATGATCTCATTTCTACCCAGGAATAACTCCCCAGTTAATAGATAATCTCTAAAAGGGATTCTTCAatcattctttttttgtcaattgGAAGGCCCCTAGCCTTTCTTCtatgtttggttttttcaaaacttcaattCATACATTGCAATGGAGTTCAATCAAATTAAAGCTTGCTAGTTTGGACAAGAGATTCGTCATGTCATTTTCTTATCTTGGAATATGATAAATTGAAATTTCTCTACCTTTGTCTTTCTTTGAGAGCTAAACTTGATCTTTCTATTAGTATTCCATCAAAGTGGGGTATTTAGTTTCAAATACCCCTTAACATTGTTCTATTATCAGCTGAGAGTCactgtgaaaataaaaaagaaaagcctcCAAGGCTTTTTTCAAACCCAAACCTACTAGGAGAACTTGCCCCTTAATAGTTGGTCTTGGCTGGTACATGAGTTCACATTCTCCTAACTTAATTACCAACCTCATTAGCCATCCAGACATGTCCAGCTTATGGAAAATATGTCATAAAAGGTGGTATGTTAACACTATAATCTAATGAGCTTGGAAGTATAGCCTTAGCTTTCTATTAGCACATACGAGAGCTAAGACTATTTTCTCCACTCTCAAGTACcttgatatatattttggagAGTTTTACTAGAATAGTAGATTGGATGTTGTACACCCTTTTCTTCTCTAATTAATAATGCAGTAGTTGTTTAATCAGAAAATTtatgtgaataaataaaattttatttccccATGATAATGATAagattttggaagaaaaacgATACATTTTAAGctctttaaaagatttttaacattttgatGTTCGTTTGAATTTAGTGATATTCTTTAAAGTCTGGAAAAATGATAAACTGCATTCCACTAGTCTTAGGAATGAATTTGTTGATAACAGCTAGTCTTCTAGTAAGATATAAGATGTTGGACCTCCTTGACCTTTTAATTGAGTAAATGGGATAAAATGCACCCATTGAGTAACCAAGGCCTGCAAGAGGCCCCATAGCCCTGGAGCCGAAGGTTAATAGGCTGCATTTTAAGAAGACCACCTCAAGAACACCAGCAGTCCACCGTTTTTGCTGAACCGACAGATCTATCAAGGAAACCGGTGCATCCCCCAAGAATGCTGGCCTGTCAGGATTGCTAAAATATCCGAGGACCGTATGGACTTGTCTACAACATGGTTTGGGTTTAATTCAGGAATTTCCGGTGACTCAAATTTCGATGGGCCTCCACAGAATACTTGGCGAGGAAAAGAAGCTCCCGGTTCCTAGATAAGAGGGACCTACTAATCCATCAAAAAACATAGATGTCATTTTTGTTGATTCCTTGAAAACGTTGAGGAAATTGAACGAACCCCTATTTGGGCCGGGTTTTAGGACCCGAATAGTAAGATAGTGCCCGAAGAGGCGTTGCCGGAACAATGGTCAAGATCATTGGTGCATTGGTCATGGCAGCCGATACTCGAAGCTTCAAAATACAAGCAAAACTACGTGCCAgggaaaaaacaatcacaatgaACAATGCGTGGTTCAAGTCCGACAACATAATGGGGTAGCTTTCTTACCAGGACGTTTTGGGCACCTGCTTCGATCTATCTGGAGACATATGTAAGGCTGGGCATAAAACGGCCGGTGACATCTTTATCCATGCCATTTTCTTACAAAACCTGCTCGTGATTAATGCCACAATATCAGTGTGGAGTGCAGCTAGTCTACTTCAGGTGCCCTTTCTAATTACAAACAAGAGTCTCGAACCCGAGCGCTCTTGCCTCTCTTGATTCATGGCCTCATGATCGGGTCCTTCACCAGTTCACCTTACTTTCTTCTCTTAAAAAAGATTGTTGAAGCTGTAATTC
This genomic interval from Populus alba chromosome 1, ASM523922v2, whole genome shotgun sequence contains the following:
- the LOC118033913 gene encoding probable E3 ubiquitin-protein ligase RHA4A, with the translated sequence MGLPQAPAPPHLYPQQLQLKLYQAFIFSIPILFSIILFLLFYLFYLKRRASSISSPPHIIPGSSNQATPYHASSICQIVLKEEFKDKLPIVLFDEELMTKDSQCCVCLGEFEIEEEVLQIPSCKHVFHIDCIHHWLHSNSTCPLCRCYVIFPTTKFCTSPLQSSGPMILPQSRANSHHPQNMTSEPRQQEDVGVGSTEQFVIPMEGPASATTQMRDSSSLPEVSISMESGRGSTNGESVILHIRTHSPRRENLPLHEVEIGR